In Bacteriovorax stolpii, a single genomic region encodes these proteins:
- a CDS encoding adenylate kinase family protein, translating into MKPHLIILGAPGSGKGTQAAKLVEKGYKHISTGDLLRAEIAKGTELGQKVAGIISRGDLVDDRTVMALLKANCDVDKVSYIFDGFPRNIAQAEMLEAELLQGKKTLAVYFKIDLSILVSRVVNRRTCSKCGEIYNMATKPPRVSDTCDKCGATGSLTQRKDDTEEVVSNRLQIFKDTVDPMLAFYKSKGVLVELDASKQEKDVFSALEKVIG; encoded by the coding sequence ATGAAACCTCATTTGATCATCTTAGGGGCTCCTGGCTCTGGAAAGGGAACTCAGGCAGCGAAATTAGTTGAAAAAGGCTACAAGCATATTTCAACAGGTGATCTTCTAAGGGCGGAAATTGCAAAAGGTACTGAATTAGGCCAGAAAGTCGCAGGAATTATCTCAAGAGGCGACCTGGTAGACGATAGAACTGTTATGGCCCTCCTAAAAGCTAACTGCGACGTAGACAAAGTTAGTTATATTTTTGATGGGTTCCCACGTAACATTGCCCAGGCAGAAATGCTTGAGGCTGAGCTGCTTCAAGGGAAAAAGACCCTTGCAGTTTATTTTAAGATTGATTTGAGCATTCTCGTATCGCGTGTAGTGAACAGAAGAACTTGTAGCAAGTGTGGAGAGATCTACAACATGGCTACTAAGCCTCCTCGTGTTTCTGACACATGTGACAAGTGTGGTGCCACTGGAAGTCTAACTCAGCGCAAAGATGACACTGAAGAAGTTGTCTCTAACCGCCTGCAGATTTTCAAGGACACTGTAGACCCGATGCTTGCCTTCTATAAATCGAAGGGAGTTTTGGTCGAGCTTGATGCTTCAAAACAAGAAAAAGATGTTTTCTCGGCACTAGAAAAAGTTATTGGTTAA
- the secY gene encoding preprotein translocase subunit SecY, translating to MSTSQGKIEELKKRIFYTFLLLLVYRLAAQVPVAGVNASALASYFSEGGGGIFDLVNTFSGGAFKRFSVLALGIMPYITTSIIFSLLGEVVPQIQEMQEDSEGNKKIQKWTRYASVLLCCIQGYGMAAVFEGFRSPTGVPLINEPGMLFRLTTMITLAGGTMFLLWLGERITEFGLENGVSLIIFTGIAVELPAEFFQKVTLFRNGELSGWNLAIGVAIIALSLYIVSYIESAFRNIPVQYAKKVVNNKVYGGAQNLPLRLDTGGVMPPILASSLLAAPATLANFVPATSPLKPYVDTIHQSLMPGQLLFNLVFALLIFYMSFFYAPIQFKTKKVSEMLQKNNAFVPGIRPGDKTKEYLDFVLNRVTFFGALFLIVVCILPSVITGSHSRFEGTSLLIMVSVAMRVMLNVQTFMYSDKYETAFKSRGKYNGPNRRF from the coding sequence ATGTCGACATCTCAGGGAAAAATAGAGGAACTTAAGAAACGCATATTTTATACATTTCTTCTGCTGCTAGTTTACAGACTAGCAGCTCAAGTACCTGTTGCGGGTGTTAATGCTTCTGCTTTGGCATCATACTTCTCTGAAGGTGGCGGCGGGATTTTCGATCTAGTTAACACATTTTCAGGTGGTGCTTTTAAGAGATTCTCAGTGCTTGCACTTGGAATCATGCCTTATATCACTACATCAATCATCTTCTCTTTATTGGGAGAAGTTGTTCCTCAAATCCAAGAAATGCAAGAAGACAGCGAAGGCAATAAAAAGATCCAAAAGTGGACTCGTTATGCTTCAGTTCTTCTGTGCTGTATTCAAGGTTATGGTATGGCCGCTGTGTTCGAAGGCTTTAGAAGCCCGACAGGTGTTCCGCTTATCAATGAACCAGGGATGCTTTTCAGACTTACGACTATGATTACTCTAGCGGGTGGGACTATGTTCCTTCTATGGCTAGGGGAAAGAATCACTGAGTTTGGCCTTGAGAACGGTGTTTCTCTTATCATCTTCACAGGGATCGCAGTTGAGCTTCCAGCTGAATTTTTCCAAAAAGTAACTCTATTTAGAAATGGAGAGCTTTCTGGGTGGAACTTAGCTATCGGGGTAGCGATTATCGCCCTATCTCTTTACATTGTTTCTTATATTGAAAGCGCATTTAGAAATATTCCGGTTCAATATGCTAAAAAAGTAGTTAACAACAAAGTGTACGGTGGAGCTCAGAATCTTCCATTAAGACTAGACACTGGTGGGGTAATGCCTCCAATTCTAGCTTCTTCACTTTTAGCAGCTCCAGCAACTCTTGCGAACTTTGTTCCTGCAACGAGCCCTCTGAAGCCATACGTAGACACAATTCATCAGTCGTTAATGCCAGGTCAACTTTTATTCAACCTAGTATTCGCGCTGTTAATTTTCTACATGTCATTTTTCTATGCTCCAATTCAGTTCAAAACTAAAAAAGTTTCTGAAATGCTGCAAAAGAACAATGCCTTTGTTCCAGGGATTAGACCAGGGGACAAGACTAAGGAATACCTAGACTTCGTTCTTAATAGAGTGACTTTCTTCGGTGCCCTTTTTCTAATCGTTGTGTGTATACTTCCATCTGTTATCACGGGAAGCCACTCACGCTTTGAAGGGACTTCGCTTCTGATCATGGTATCTGTAGCGATGAGAGTAATGTTAAACGTTCAGACATTTATGTATTCTGATAAATACGAGACCGCCTTCAAGAGTAGAGGGAAGTACAACGGTCCAAATAGAAGATTTTAA
- the rplO gene encoding 50S ribosomal protein L15, with product MLTLNNLQSPKGANRNTKRIGRGQGSGQGTQAGKGHKGQKARKSGHVRTGFEGNNLPLYMRLPKRGFNNVRFADPFAVVTLENIEAKYAKSETVNRETLIAKGLLSGANKSLKIKVIGNIALTKALNFEEITKFSKKALESIQNSSGTVK from the coding sequence ATGTTAACTTTAAATAATCTACAAAGCCCAAAAGGTGCTAATAGAAACACAAAAAGAATTGGTCGTGGACAAGGTTCTGGTCAAGGTACTCAGGCTGGTAAAGGTCACAAAGGACAAAAAGCTAGAAAATCTGGACACGTTAGAACTGGTTTCGAAGGTAACAACCTTCCTCTATACATGAGACTACCAAAGCGTGGATTCAACAACGTTAGATTCGCGGATCCATTCGCAGTTGTAACGCTTGAGAACATCGAGGCGAAATACGCTAAGTCTGAAACTGTAAACAGAGAGACTCTAATTGCTAAAGGACTTCTGTCTGGGGCAAATAAATCTCTAAAAATTAAGGTTATCGGCAATATTGCATTGACGAAAGCGCTAAACTTTGAGGAAATTACTAAGTTTTCAAAGAAAGCACTTGAATCAATCCAAAACAGTTCTGGAACTGTTAAGTAG
- the rpmD gene encoding 50S ribosomal protein L30, which produces MAKTSSTIKVKLVKGLPGTTKGVQANVRGLGLRKVGQVSELENTPSVRGMIKKIIHMLKVVE; this is translated from the coding sequence ATGGCTAAAACATCATCAACAATTAAAGTAAAACTTGTAAAAGGACTTCCTGGAACAACTAAAGGTGTTCAAGCGAACGTTCGTGGCCTTGGACTAAGAAAAGTTGGTCAAGTTTCTGAGCTTGAAAATACTCCAAGCGTAAGAGGGATGATCAAGAAAATTATCCACATGCTAAAAGTAGTAGAATAA
- the rpsE gene encoding 30S ribosomal protein S5: MSEEISVIEELETEGGKKGPRGKRGDGAGAPKKKAPGPAGTELEERVVAVNRVAKVVKGGRRFSFSALMIVGDKKGKVGYGLGKAKEVPEAIRKATQEAYKNMITVPLDNGTIPHEILGEFDAGKILFKPAANGTGVKAAGACRSILELAGVHNILTKSLRGNNPHNVVKATFKALKGLRSVESIAKARDKDVKGLRAKN, encoded by the coding sequence ATGTCTGAAGAAATTTCTGTAATTGAAGAATTAGAAACTGAAGGTGGAAAAAAAGGTCCACGCGGCAAAAGAGGCGATGGCGCTGGTGCTCCTAAGAAAAAAGCTCCTGGTCCAGCAGGAACAGAACTTGAAGAAAGAGTTGTTGCTGTAAATCGCGTTGCTAAGGTTGTTAAGGGTGGTAGAAGATTCTCTTTCTCAGCTCTAATGATCGTTGGTGATAAAAAAGGTAAAGTTGGATACGGTTTAGGAAAAGCAAAAGAAGTTCCTGAAGCGATCAGAAAAGCAACTCAAGAAGCTTATAAGAACATGATTACTGTTCCTCTTGATAACGGAACTATCCCACACGAAATCCTAGGTGAGTTCGATGCAGGAAAGATCCTATTCAAGCCAGCTGCAAACGGTACTGGGGTAAAGGCGGCAGGTGCTTGTCGTTCAATTCTAGAACTTGCAGGGGTACACAACATTTTAACTAAGTCTCTACGTGGAAATAACCCGCATAACGTAGTTAAGGCAACTTTCAAGGCTCTTAAAGGTCTTAGATCAGTTGAATCAATTGCAAAAGCTAGAGATAAAGACGTTAAAGGTCTTAGAGCTAAAAACTAA
- the rplR gene encoding 50S ribosomal protein L18, producing MRKQYGKAGTKKEQQRQKRRLTIRAKVIGTSERPRICATKSNKHITVQVIDDSKSVSLFTVSTFGKAAAADSCNIEGAKKVGAKVAETMKSKKLSTAVFDRAGYRYTGVIAALVQSIRESGIQV from the coding sequence ATGAGAAAGCAGTACGGTAAAGCAGGAACAAAAAAAGAGCAACAAAGACAGAAGAGACGTTTAACGATCAGAGCGAAAGTTATTGGTACTTCTGAAAGACCTCGTATTTGTGCAACTAAGTCAAATAAGCACATTACTGTTCAGGTTATTGATGATTCAAAATCAGTAAGCTTGTTCACGGTAAGTACTTTTGGTAAGGCTGCTGCAGCTGATAGCTGCAACATTGAAGGCGCAAAGAAAGTTGGTGCTAAAGTTGCTGAAACAATGAAGTCAAAGAAGCTGAGCACAGCTGTATTCGATAGAGCTGGTTACAGATATACAGGCGTAATTGCAGCACTTGTACAGTCTATTAGAGAAAGCGGAATCCAGGTTTAG
- the rplF gene encoding 50S ribosomal protein L6: MSRIGKHPVNIPEKVEVTIKGDLVTVKGAKGTLTHKLNSNVVATVEGKTIVVKPKDESTTARAQWGTARTLVNNMVTGVSAGFVKSLEFTGVGYKAAVTGNVLNLSLGYSHAIDFPLPAGITAKVTKNQIDIEGSNKELVGQVAAKVRSFREPEPYKGKGVKYTTETIIRKAGKAGGKGK, translated from the coding sequence ATGTCACGTATTGGTAAACATCCAGTAAATATTCCTGAGAAAGTTGAAGTTACTATCAAAGGTGACCTTGTAACTGTAAAAGGTGCAAAAGGTACTTTAACTCATAAATTAAACAGCAACGTAGTAGCTACAGTTGAAGGCAAAACTATCGTAGTTAAGCCTAAAGACGAATCGACTACGGCAAGAGCTCAATGGGGAACTGCTCGCACTCTAGTAAACAACATGGTTACTGGTGTAAGTGCAGGTTTCGTTAAGTCTCTAGAGTTCACAGGGGTAGGTTATAAGGCGGCCGTAACTGGTAACGTTCTTAACCTAAGCTTAGGTTACTCACATGCAATCGATTTCCCGCTTCCAGCTGGAATCACTGCAAAGGTTACAAAAAACCAAATCGATATCGAAGGATCAAACAAGGAACTTGTTGGACAAGTTGCTGCTAAAGTTAGATCTTTCAGAGAGCCAGAGCCATATAAAGGGAAAGGTGTTAAATACACAACTGAAACTATTATTAGAAAAGCTGGTAAAGCTGGTGGTAAAGGTAAATAA
- the rpsH gene encoding 30S ribosomal protein S8 translates to MQTDPISNMLTVIRNGNSAGHEKVEFPASKIKAAICKVLKDEGYIKSFKIVAKAPNDIKIKVALKEGAIVGLQRVSRPGLRRYNSYDSFTRVMSGLGVSIISTSKGVMSSREAKKNKVGGEVLCNVW, encoded by the coding sequence ATGCAAACAGATCCAATTTCAAACATGCTTACAGTAATCAGAAATGGTAACAGCGCTGGCCACGAGAAAGTAGAATTTCCAGCTAGCAAAATTAAAGCTGCTATCTGTAAAGTTCTAAAAGACGAAGGATATATCAAGTCTTTTAAAATTGTTGCTAAGGCACCAAATGATATCAAAATTAAAGTTGCTCTTAAAGAAGGTGCAATTGTTGGTCTACAAAGAGTTTCTAGACCAGGTCTAAGAAGATATAACAGCTACGACTCTTTTACTCGCGTAATGAGTGGTCTAGGTGTTTCAATTATTTCTACTTCAAAAGGTGTTATGTCATCTAGAGAAGCTAAGAAAAATAAAGTTGGCGGAGAAGTTCTCTGCAACGTTTGGTAG
- a CDS encoding type Z 30S ribosomal protein S14 — protein sequence MARLAKIIANDKKPKFQVRHRNRCEHCGRPRAFIRMFKLCRVCFRNLSLKGMVPGVTKSSW from the coding sequence ATGGCTAGATTAGCTAAAATTATTGCAAACGATAAAAAACCTAAGTTCCAAGTAAGACACAGAAATAGATGCGAACACTGTGGAAGACCAAGAGCTTTCATTAGAATGTTTAAACTATGCAGAGTATGCTTCAGAAACCTATCTCTTAAAGGTATGGTTCCTGGTGTAACTAAGTCTAGCTGGTAA